A stretch of Triticum aestivum cultivar Chinese Spring chromosome 1D, IWGSC CS RefSeq v2.1, whole genome shotgun sequence DNA encodes these proteins:
- the LOC123180860 gene encoding cyclin-A1-4 isoform X1 produces MSSRPAGRRSSASATAETAGAKAAKAASLENRRAALGNLTNVAGGRTGAADVKSSSSNSVAYVKKGSSASVPNVNRKVASATKPTFDRFERAISHHGNALQKENVCRLSVPTLAPHGSWPGLSHDSVSMEDDMLTCNSVESPGPPFLDNAASSVAASLRRCANDKLPVSDNRDTTVSRWRKHCPTPIENDNIFEIETHCKDPELCSTIACDIYKHLREAETKKRPSPDFLETTQKDIDASMRAVLIDWLVEVTEEYRLVPETLYLTVSYIDRYLSSKEINRDKLQLLGVACFLIAAKYEEICPPQVEELCYITDNTYIKDEVLRMEASILGCLKFEMTAPTGKCFLRRFLHAAQVCHEGPALHLEFLASYITELSLLEYSLLCHVPSLIAASSIFLANFILKPTKNPWQNTTLSYHTQYKPSTLRDCVKVLHRLFRVGLGSNLPAIREKYSQHKYKFVAKKYCPPSIPANFFQDASS; encoded by the exons ATGTCGAGCCGGCCCGCCGGCCGCCGCTCGTCGGCGTCGGCCACGGCGGAGACCGCCGGCGCTAAGGCTGCCAAGGCAGCGTCGCTGGAAAACAGGCGGGCCGCCCTGGGAAATCTCACCAACGTTGCCGGCGGGAGGACCGGCGCGGCCGATGTG AAATCCAGTTCATCCAACTCAGTAGCCTATGTGAAGAAGGGGAGTTCTGCTAGCGTTCCCAACGTGAACAGGAAAGTGGCTTCTGCCACAAAACCAACTTTCGACCGGTTTGAGCGAGCAATATCGCACCATGGCAATGCCCTTCAGAAGGAGAATGTTTGTCGCCTATCTGTGCCAACGTTGGCGCCCCATGGCAGTTGGCCCGGCCTGTCTCATGATTCTGTTTCTATGGAGGACGATATGCTAACATGCAATTCAGTGGAAAGCCCTGGTCCTCCATTCCTTGACAATGCAGCTTCTTCAGTGGCAGCTTCCTTGCGCCGTTGTGCGAATGATAAACTTCCTGTATCTGACAATAGGGACACCACAG TATCTAGATGGAGAAAACATTGTCCTACCCCAATCGAAAACGACAATATCTTTGAGATTGAAACGCACTGCAAGGATCCAGAATTGTGTTCAACTATTGCTTGTGACATTTACAAGCACTTGCGTGAAGCTGAG ACCAAGAAAAGGCCTTCACCAGATTTTCTGGAAACCACACAGAAGGATATTGACGCAAGCATGAGGGCAGTACTTATAGACTGGCTTGTGGAA GTCACAGAAGAATATCGTCTTGTTCCTGAAACCTTATACCTCACAGTCAGTTATATTGATCGGTATCTTTCTAGCAAAGAGATCAATCGAGATAAGCTGCAGTTACTTGGTGTCGCCTGCTTTCTTATAGCTGC TAAGTATGAAGAGATATGTCCACCCCAAGTAGAAGAGCTCTGCTATATTACCGACAATACATACATAAAGGATGAG GTTCTGCGAATGGAAGCTTCTATCCTGGGTTGCTTGAAGTTTGAGATGACTGCACCTACAGGAAAATGTTTTTTGAG GAGATTTCTGCATGCTGCTCAAGTATGTCATGAG GGCCCAGCTTTGCATCTTGAGTTCCTAGCTAGCTACATTACTGAGTTGTCACTTCTGGAGTACAGCTTACTTTGCCATGTACCTTCACTGATAGCTGCCTCTTCAATTTTCTTGGCGAATTTTATCCTTAAGCCAACAAAGAATCCTTGG CAGAATACCACTCTTTCCTATCACACACAATACAAACCATCCACATTACGCGATTGTGTAAAGGTACTACACCGGCTTTTCCGTGTTGGCCTTGGAAGCAACCTCCCTGCAATTAGAGAAAAGTACAGCCAACACAAG TACAAATTTGTAGCGAAAAAGTACTGCCCGCCATCGATTCCAGCCAACTTCTTCCAAGATGCTAGCAGTTAG
- the LOC123180860 gene encoding cyclin-A1-4 isoform X2, which produces MSSRPAGRRSSASATAETAGAKAAKAASLENRRAALGNLTNVAGGRTGAADVKSSSSNSVAYVKKGSSASVPNVNRKVASATKPTFDRFERAISHHGNALQKENVCRLSVPTLAPHGSWPGLSHDSVSMEDDMLTCNSVESPGPPFLDNAASSVAASLRRCANDKLPVSDNRDTTVSRWRKHCPTPIENDNIFEIETHCKDPELCSTIACDIYKHLREAETKKRPSPDFLETTQKDIDASMRAVLIDWLVEVTEEYRLVPETLYLTVSYIDRYLSSKEINRDKLQLLGVACFLIAAKYEEICPPQVEELCYITDNTYIKDEVLRMEASILGCLKFEMTAPTGKCFLRRFLHAAQVCHEGPALHLEFLASYITELSLLEYSLLCHVPSLIAASSIFLANFILKPTKNPWNTTLSYHTQYKPSTLRDCVKVLHRLFRVGLGSNLPAIREKYSQHKYKFVAKKYCPPSIPANFFQDASS; this is translated from the exons ATGTCGAGCCGGCCCGCCGGCCGCCGCTCGTCGGCGTCGGCCACGGCGGAGACCGCCGGCGCTAAGGCTGCCAAGGCAGCGTCGCTGGAAAACAGGCGGGCCGCCCTGGGAAATCTCACCAACGTTGCCGGCGGGAGGACCGGCGCGGCCGATGTG AAATCCAGTTCATCCAACTCAGTAGCCTATGTGAAGAAGGGGAGTTCTGCTAGCGTTCCCAACGTGAACAGGAAAGTGGCTTCTGCCACAAAACCAACTTTCGACCGGTTTGAGCGAGCAATATCGCACCATGGCAATGCCCTTCAGAAGGAGAATGTTTGTCGCCTATCTGTGCCAACGTTGGCGCCCCATGGCAGTTGGCCCGGCCTGTCTCATGATTCTGTTTCTATGGAGGACGATATGCTAACATGCAATTCAGTGGAAAGCCCTGGTCCTCCATTCCTTGACAATGCAGCTTCTTCAGTGGCAGCTTCCTTGCGCCGTTGTGCGAATGATAAACTTCCTGTATCTGACAATAGGGACACCACAG TATCTAGATGGAGAAAACATTGTCCTACCCCAATCGAAAACGACAATATCTTTGAGATTGAAACGCACTGCAAGGATCCAGAATTGTGTTCAACTATTGCTTGTGACATTTACAAGCACTTGCGTGAAGCTGAG ACCAAGAAAAGGCCTTCACCAGATTTTCTGGAAACCACACAGAAGGATATTGACGCAAGCATGAGGGCAGTACTTATAGACTGGCTTGTGGAA GTCACAGAAGAATATCGTCTTGTTCCTGAAACCTTATACCTCACAGTCAGTTATATTGATCGGTATCTTTCTAGCAAAGAGATCAATCGAGATAAGCTGCAGTTACTTGGTGTCGCCTGCTTTCTTATAGCTGC TAAGTATGAAGAGATATGTCCACCCCAAGTAGAAGAGCTCTGCTATATTACCGACAATACATACATAAAGGATGAG GTTCTGCGAATGGAAGCTTCTATCCTGGGTTGCTTGAAGTTTGAGATGACTGCACCTACAGGAAAATGTTTTTTGAG GAGATTTCTGCATGCTGCTCAAGTATGTCATGAG GGCCCAGCTTTGCATCTTGAGTTCCTAGCTAGCTACATTACTGAGTTGTCACTTCTGGAGTACAGCTTACTTTGCCATGTACCTTCACTGATAGCTGCCTCTTCAATTTTCTTGGCGAATTTTATCCTTAAGCCAACAAAGAATCCTTGG AATACCACTCTTTCCTATCACACACAATACAAACCATCCACATTACGCGATTGTGTAAAGGTACTACACCGGCTTTTCCGTGTTGGCCTTGGAAGCAACCTCCCTGCAATTAGAGAAAAGTACAGCCAACACAAG TACAAATTTGTAGCGAAAAAGTACTGCCCGCCATCGATTCCAGCCAACTTCTTCCAAGATGCTAGCAGTTAG